Within the Candidatus Anaeroferrophillus wilburensis genome, the region ACAAAAAATTTGAACTGACCGATTCGGCAGCGTAAATCACCTTTTGCCCAAGAGGCTCAACTGTAAGGAAGGTCCTTGACTTTTACAAATTTATTCCTAGTAGGCTTGGTGTGCTGTTTCACACTCTTCATTGCCTCCCCTTCAAGTGCAACTGAAGCCTATGCAGAAAAGACGGGGATAGAATGTGAAGTGTGCCACCTTGATCCTCTGGGTGGTGGAGTACTCACTGAGTACGGCAAAGGTTATCAGCTTTCTATTTCTCCCGAAACATTACACACCAGGGATAAACAAAGCGCATTATCAAGAATTATTCGGCTCATATCTTTATATATTCATATAGTTACAGCCTTTATGTGGTTTGGGACCATTCTCTATGTTCATTTAGTTTTGAAACCTGCATACGCGTCAAAAGGTCTCCCAAGCGGTGAGGTTAAAGTTGGCCTGGTGTCAATGGCAATTATGGCGGCAACAGGAACCATATTAACATATTTCAAAGTTCCATCTATGAGCCAAATACTCGAATCATATTTTGGCATTCTGCTTCTCATTAAAATCATTATTTTCTCCATAATGGTTTCATCAGCTCTTTATGTTGTATTTTTCTTAGGGCCGAAATTAAAGAAGAAAAAAACTGCACTCGCTCCATCATCAAGCAATCTCACATTTGAAGAACTGGAAAGTTTTGACGGAGAAGAAGGTCGCCCAGCATATTTTGCGTATATGGGGAAAATATACGATGTGTCTCAAAGTAAACTGTGGAGAAATGGAAATCACATGAAGAGGCATCAGGCAGGTGTTGACTTAACCAAAATTCTTTCCCAAGCCCCTCATGGTGAAGACAAAATACTCTCAATGCCAGAGGTAGGCACAATTTTAAAAGTTGCAGCAAAACCTAAAGGAGATTTGCACCAAAAAGTCTTCTTTTTTATGGCGTATATGAACCTTGGACTAGTATTTACAATCTCACTTATTTTGGCCCTATGGAGATGGTAATGGATAAAAATCTGCTAACGCTGGGCAAAGGACAGCACCAAACAAATGTTGAGAAGGATACAACATGACTGCCCACCTCTCCAGGGAACAGCAACAGTTCAACGTTGCCATGGATAAGTATGAAAAAATTTATGGCTACCAGTTGACTGGCCATGTCGTCTCTTTTGTGAATACGACCCTTCAGGCTGTGCTTGCCGTGCTTGCGTTTCAGCAATCGATAGGGCCACTCAAACATGTACTGACCTTTGCGGCAGCCTATGTGCTTGCTGATTTCATCAATGGTCTGGTGCACATGTACATGGATAACAACAGTGACTATGAATCGCTGGCTGGTCCCCTGGTTGCGAGTTTCCATCTGCATCACAAGACCCCTCGATATAAGCAGAAACCAGCCGTTGTCGTGTATTACCATGAATCCGGCTCCAAGATATGGCTGGCTTTCTTTCTCTCACTTGCGGTTGCAGGCGTCTGGCAGGGCGTAATAAGCGGCGTTGCCGCGTATGGGGCGCTGTATTTTTCAATCCTGTCATCGATTGCCGAGGTGTCGCATTACTTCTGTCACTCACCTCAGCCCAAGATCGTACGGTTCCTGGGCAAGGCGAGAATTCTCCTGCCCATCCGACACCACATGCGGCATCACTTTGAAGACAATATAAACTATGCATTTCTCAACGGCATGACTGATCCATTTCTCAATGTCATTTCCAAGGCCATGTGTCGAGGCTACAAAAATACTACGGATTTGCATTATGCAATGTATACAGGAGTTGGCACGTCGAACAGATAATCAGAGGGTATGGGAGTATTGGCGGCAATGCGGCTGACATTACTCCAAGAAGAAAAGAATGGCTTCATTTTTTAAGCTGCCTCACAAGCATATCCAGGCCGACACGGCTGAACCGCATATCTGATCCGCACCATTAGCAGAGAAATGATGAACATCCGAATAGCGACGAATCAGGATCGTGACGATATCAGAACGGTTTATTCGTCCGCCTTCCCCAAAGGCGAGAGTGAGATTGTCGCGAAGCTTGCCATTGATCTACTTTCCGAAAATACGACGCCACAAACGATTTCCCTGATTGCCGAAACGGACAACTCAGTAGTGGGTCACGTAGCGTTCAGTCCTGTCGGGATTGATAACAATGAGAATTGTCAGGCTTATATTTTGGCGCCGCTGGCAGTGCATCCCGATTACCAGAAACGCCACATCGGGTCGACGCTAATCGAATACGGCATGCAGCAGTTGTCAGGCATGGGAGTAAATGTCGTCTTTGTTTATGGTGACCCAAAGTATTACGGA harbors:
- a CDS encoding N-acetyltransferase; translation: MNIRIATNQDRDDIRTVYSSAFPKGESEIVAKLAIDLLSENTTPQTISLIAETDNSVVGHVAFSPVGIDNNENCQAYILAPLAVHPDYQKRHIGSTLIEYGMQQLSGMGVNVVFVYGDPKYYGRFGFNADTARNYTAPYNLQYPFGWQAVVLNECNLEKAPVTISCSTSLCDPTLW
- a CDS encoding cytochrome B5, which produces MVCCFTLFIASPSSATEAYAEKTGIECEVCHLDPLGGGVLTEYGKGYQLSISPETLHTRDKQSALSRIIRLISLYIHIVTAFMWFGTILYVHLVLKPAYASKGLPSGEVKVGLVSMAIMAATGTILTYFKVPSMSQILESYFGILLLIKIIIFSIMVSSALYVVFFLGPKLKKKKTALAPSSSNLTFEELESFDGEEGRPAYFAYMGKIYDVSQSKLWRNGNHMKRHQAGVDLTKILSQAPHGEDKILSMPEVGTILKVAAKPKGDLHQKVFFFMAYMNLGLVFTISLILALWRW